The following are encoded together in the Blautia obeum ATCC 29174 genome:
- the dnaB gene encoding replicative DNA helicase, which produces MEEALIKRIPPHSIEAEQSVIGAMLLDRDAILIASEILTSDDFYQNQYGIIFDAMVELCNEGKPVDLITLQNRLKEKDLPPDISSMEYVRELIEAVPTSANVKYYANIVSEKALLRRLIKATEDVANTCYLEKESTEMILEESEKKLFNILQRSIGGDYVPIQQVVLNAINNIEKASKLKGSVTGIPTGFIDLDYKTSGMHPSDLVLIAARPSMGKTAFVLNIAQYMAFRKDVTVAIFSLEMSKEQLVNRLLAMESHVDSQNMRTGNLKDEDWTKLVEGADIIGRSNLIIDDTPGISIAEMRSKCRKYKLEHNLGIIMIDYLQLMSGSGKSDSRQQEISDISRSLKALARELSVPVIALSQLSRAVEQRPDHRPMLSDLRESGAIEQDADVVMFLYRDDYYHKDTEKKDIAEVIIAKQRNGPIGTIELVWLPRYTQFVNMKK; this is translated from the coding sequence ATGGAAGAAGCGCTGATAAAAAGAATACCGCCTCACAGTATTGAGGCAGAGCAGTCTGTCATCGGCGCCATGCTCCTTGACAGAGATGCGATTCTGATTGCATCGGAAATCCTGACAAGTGATGACTTTTATCAGAATCAGTATGGCATTATTTTTGATGCAATGGTAGAGCTTTGTAATGAAGGGAAGCCGGTTGATCTGATCACTCTGCAGAATCGACTGAAAGAAAAAGATCTTCCTCCGGATATCAGCAGTATGGAATATGTACGAGAGCTTATTGAGGCAGTTCCTACTTCTGCCAATGTGAAGTATTATGCCAACATTGTAAGTGAAAAAGCACTTTTGCGTCGCCTCATCAAAGCGACAGAAGATGTTGCAAATACCTGTTATCTGGAAAAAGAAAGTACAGAGATGATTCTTGAAGAGTCGGAAAAGAAACTGTTTAATATTCTGCAGAGAAGTATTGGCGGGGATTATGTACCGATTCAGCAGGTTGTGTTGAATGCAATCAACAACATTGAGAAGGCATCCAAACTGAAAGGCAGTGTAACCGGTATTCCGACAGGATTTATCGATCTGGATTACAAGACGTCAGGTATGCATCCGTCAGATCTGGTTTTGATCGCAGCACGTCCTTCTATGGGTAAAACTGCATTTGTTCTGAACATTGCACAGTATATGGCATTTCGTAAAGATGTTACGGTTGCGATATTCAGTCTGGAAATGTCAAAGGAACAGCTTGTAAACCGACTTCTGGCGATGGAGTCGCATGTCGATTCACAGAATATGCGTACCGGCAATCTGAAAGATGAGGACTGGACAAAGCTGGTGGAAGGAGCGGATATCATTGGACGTTCCAACCTGATCATTGATGATACACCGGGAATCAGTATTGCGGAAATGCGATCCAAATGTCGAAAATATAAACTGGAACATAATCTTGGAATCATTATGATCGACTATCTTCAGTTGATGAGTGGCAGTGGCAAAAGTGATTCACGTCAGCAGGAAATTTCTGATATCTCTCGTTCGCTTAAGGCACTTGCCAGGGAACTGAGTGTACCGGTCATTGCACTGTCGCAGCTTAGTCGTGCGGTTGAACAGAGACCGGATCACAGACCGATGCTTTCGGATCTTCGAGAGTCTGGTGCGATTGAGCAGGATGCCGATGTCGTTATGTTTTTGTATCGCGATGATTATTATCACAAAGATACAGAGAAGAAAGATATTGCAGAAGTAATCATTGCCAAACAAAGAAATGGTCCAATCGGAACGATTGAACTGGTATGGCTGCCAAGATATACACAGTTTGTAAACATGAAGAAATAA
- a CDS encoding MerR family transcriptional regulator: METRYTVRQAVEMTGVKSYVLRYWEEELELQIHRNELGHRYYTGYDIQLFLNIKELKKRGLQLRAIKNLIPQITASMTGFGESASTLLEGEVIDHAEVKTDRDLKEKISKKDEGKNDKILEFQAILERLITQELKAQNEDEERCRSLDYAIRRQQLARKEAAAAAEKKSGRRRRDK; this comes from the coding sequence ATGGAGACACGATATACAGTCAGACAGGCGGTGGAAATGACTGGAGTCAAGTCATATGTCCTGCGATACTGGGAAGAGGAACTGGAACTACAGATTCACAGAAACGAATTGGGACACCGTTATTACACCGGATATGATATTCAACTTTTTTTGAATATTAAAGAACTGAAGAAAAGAGGATTGCAGCTTCGGGCAATCAAGAACCTGATCCCTCAGATAACAGCATCTATGACCGGATTTGGAGAAAGTGCATCAACACTTCTGGAAGGAGAAGTCATAGATCATGCTGAAGTAAAAACAGACAGGGATTTAAAAGAAAAAATATCCAAAAAAGACGAGGGGAAAAATGATAAGATCTTAGAATTTCAGGCGATTCTTGAAAGACTGATCACGCAGGAACTGAAGGCACAGAATGAAGATGAAGAAAGATGCAGATCGCTTGATTATGCGATACGCAGACAGCAGCTTGCACGAAAAGAGGCAGCAGCTGCTGCTGAGAAAAAATCTGGACGAAGGCGCCGGGATAAGTAA
- a CDS encoding DUF362 domain-containing protein, whose protein sequence is MAYVISDECVSCGTCAAECPAEAISEGAEHFEIDADACLDCGTCADACPTEAIHPAE, encoded by the coding sequence ATGGCATATGTAATTTCTGACGAATGTGTAAGCTGTGGAACATGCGCAGCTGAATGTCCAGCTGAAGCAATTTCTGAAGGTGCAGAGCATTTCGAAATCGATGCTGATGCTTGCCTTGACTGTGGAACATGCGCTGATGCCTGTCCTACAGAAGCTATTCACCCAGCTGAATAA
- a CDS encoding DUF1858 domain-containing protein, producing MAKVTKDMLIGQLITLDPNIAPILMRAGMHCLGCPSSQMESLEEAAMVHGMDADVLVQQINDFLGE from the coding sequence ATGGCAAAAGTTACAAAAGACATGCTGATTGGCCAGTTAATTACTTTAGATCCTAATATTGCACCAATTCTCATGAGAGCTGGTATGCACTGCCTTGGATGCCCGTCTTCACAGATGGAATCTCTGGAAGAAGCAGCTATGGTTCATGGAATGGACGCAGATGTTCTGGTTCAGCAGATCAATGATTTCCTTGGTGAATAA
- a CDS encoding adaptor protein MecA gives MKIEKINENQIRCTLTREDLESHQVNLKELAYGSEKAKKLFRDMMQQAQIQFGFEADNIPLMIEAIPVNLDSVILIVTKVEDPEELDTRFSKFSPYKDNAQAEPLQLDGADNIIDIFQKICEAKMKGTTRKQANQKETSEKSAASSETPTVDLIRLFSFYHLDDVIAAAHGLNGFFTGKNTLYKDSSDGRYQLVLHQSEYSPEEFNKVCNILSEYGSGRAFSAAGEAHLKEHGELISSSALQQLTQL, from the coding sequence ATGAAAATAGAAAAAATCAATGAAAATCAAATCCGCTGTACATTAACCCGAGAAGATCTCGAAAGCCATCAGGTTAATCTCAAAGAGCTGGCTTATGGTTCCGAAAAGGCAAAAAAACTTTTCCGCGATATGATGCAGCAGGCACAGATACAGTTCGGTTTTGAGGCTGATAATATTCCTCTCATGATCGAAGCAATCCCGGTCAATTTGGACAGTGTCATCCTCATCGTTACTAAAGTAGAAGATCCGGAAGAACTGGATACTCGTTTTTCCAAATTTTCACCATATAAGGATAATGCTCAGGCAGAACCACTTCAACTTGACGGAGCAGACAACATTATTGATATCTTCCAGAAAATATGTGAGGCAAAAATGAAAGGTACTACTCGCAAGCAGGCCAATCAGAAAGAAACTTCTGAGAAATCTGCTGCCTCTTCTGAAACACCGACAGTTGATCTGATCCGGTTGTTCAGCTTCTATCATTTGGATGATGTCATCGCTGCTGCACACGGTCTGAATGGATTTTTCACAGGCAAAAATACTCTTTATAAAGATTCTTCAGACGGTCGTTACCAGCTTGTCCTTCATCAGTCTGAATACTCACCAGAAGAATTCAACAAAGTTTGCAATATTCTTTCTGAATATGGATCTGGCAGAGCATTTTCCGCAGCCGGTGAAGCTCATCTGAAGGAACATGGAGAACTGATTTCTTCCAGTGCCCTTCAGCAACTTACACAGCTTTGA
- a CDS encoding glycosyl hydrolase family 18 protein, which yields MKHQAKKQTRNQHMPVVIVCILILVLAVMGLGMHFIKKYIPTKERMNLTEYYGQPGDGEMAVVLGTEIMEERALMSGDQIYLPLDMVNTYLNQRYYWDSADQQVLYATPSELQYYPAAESGEGDVWLKDGTVYLRLGFVQKFTDLDAYVYENPNRVAIQYRFTGVQTTTAKKDTSIRYQGGIKSPILTDVKTGDTLIFLEELEDWAQVATMDGYIGYVQKDMIASAETKDFERSFEKEEYTYLTMDGKVNMSWHQVTSQDANAYLADTIANVSGVNVISPTWYYIQDTAGNIGNIASADYVALAHERGLKVWGLIDNFTAEVSTTDTLSQLSSRQNMIQQLIQSATTVGLDGINVDFETLSEDAGPHFLEFLRELSIECHKNNLVLSVDNPVPEDFTSHYDRREQGLVVDYIVIMGYDEHYVGSDAGSVASLPWVEQGVQDTIAEAPAERTVLAIPFYTRLWKTTGGALTSEAIGMDEAQNVLTENGVEAVWDGSVSQNYATFEKDNSTYQIWLEDAQSIAEKVKLIPKYNLAGVAQWKLGFENSSIWQTISDNLQ from the coding sequence ATGAAGCATCAGGCAAAAAAACAAACGAGAAATCAACACATGCCTGTCGTAATTGTCTGCATATTGATTTTAGTGCTGGCAGTTATGGGGCTGGGAATGCATTTTATTAAGAAATATATTCCTACAAAAGAAAGAATGAATCTTACAGAATATTATGGACAGCCCGGAGATGGGGAAATGGCAGTTGTTCTGGGAACTGAAATCATGGAAGAACGCGCATTGATGTCAGGAGATCAGATATATCTTCCACTTGATATGGTAAATACATATCTGAATCAGAGATATTACTGGGATAGTGCTGACCAGCAAGTACTTTATGCGACACCTTCTGAATTGCAGTATTATCCGGCAGCAGAGAGCGGAGAAGGCGATGTATGGCTGAAGGATGGAACAGTTTATCTGCGTCTTGGTTTCGTGCAGAAATTTACAGACCTGGATGCCTATGTATATGAAAATCCGAACAGAGTTGCAATCCAGTACAGATTTACCGGAGTGCAGACAACGACAGCTAAAAAAGATACAAGTATCCGTTATCAGGGTGGAATCAAGTCTCCGATCCTGACAGATGTGAAGACGGGGGATACATTAATCTTTCTGGAAGAACTGGAAGACTGGGCCCAGGTTGCTACAATGGATGGCTATATAGGATATGTTCAGAAGGATATGATAGCATCTGCTGAGACAAAAGATTTTGAGAGATCATTTGAGAAAGAGGAATATACCTATCTTACTATGGATGGAAAAGTAAATATGAGCTGGCATCAGGTGACAAGTCAGGATGCAAATGCATATCTGGCGGACACGATCGCAAATGTCAGCGGTGTAAATGTAATTTCTCCTACATGGTATTATATTCAGGACACAGCAGGAAATATAGGAAATATTGCGTCGGCGGACTATGTGGCACTTGCACATGAACGCGGATTAAAGGTTTGGGGACTGATTGATAATTTTACGGCAGAAGTGAGTACAACGGATACACTTTCACAGTTGTCATCCAGACAAAATATGATTCAGCAGCTGATTCAGTCAGCAACTACCGTTGGGCTAGATGGTATAAATGTGGATTTCGAGACACTCAGTGAAGATGCGGGACCTCATTTCCTGGAATTTTTAAGAGAACTTTCTATTGAATGTCATAAGAATAATCTTGTTCTTTCAGTAGATAATCCGGTTCCGGAAGATTTTACCAGCCATTATGACCGCAGAGAACAAGGACTGGTGGTAGATTATATTGTTATTATGGGGTATGATGAACATTATGTAGGGTCAGATGCCGGATCTGTGGCCTCTCTTCCATGGGTGGAGCAGGGCGTGCAGGATACGATTGCAGAAGCGCCGGCAGAAAGAACAGTTCTTGCAATTCCGTTTTATACAAGACTTTGGAAAACAACTGGTGGGGCTCTGACCAGTGAGGCGATTGGAATGGATGAAGCACAGAATGTCCTTACTGAAAATGGCGTTGAAGCTGTATGGGACGGAAGTGTCAGTCAGAATTATGCAACATTTGAAAAAGATAATTCAACGTATCAGATTTGGCTGGAAGATGCACAATCGATTGCGGAGAAAGTGAAACTGATTCCGAAATATAATCTTGCGGGCGTTGCACAGTGGAAGCTGGGATTTGAAAACAGCAGTATCTGGCAGACGATCAGCGATAATTTACAGTAA
- a CDS encoding TrkH family potassium uptake protein: MNFRIIAYIVGWVCNFQAMFMVLPCITALIYQEHEFFAFLISMIVCLIVGLPLTIRKPKNKVFYTKDGCVAVALSWFALCISGAVPFVLSGAIPHPIDAFFETVSGFTTTGSSILTDVEVLPHCILIWRSFTHWIGGMGVLVFLLSLLPLAGGYHMNLMKAESPGPSVGKLVPKVQQTAKILYTIYIGMTLFQIILLLIGRIPLFDTLCISFGTAGTGGFGIVNDSMGSYSTYCQVVTTIFMILFGVNFSAYYLLLTKKFVQAFKFEEVRYYFGIILAAILVIGLNTAHLFRNLGEAFQQAAFQVGSIITTTGFSSTDFSQWPSLSKTILVLLMFVGACAGSTGGGIKVSRILILCKAAKKEFQLYLHPNAVKKIKMDEKTIGHDIIRSTNIYLSVYLLILAASVLIISLDNFDLITNFTAVTATLNNIGPGLEIVGPMGNFSSFSYLSKCVLIFDMLAGRLEIFPLMLLFFKGTWKKF; encoded by the coding sequence ATGAATTTTCGAATTATTGCTTATATCGTTGGATGGGTGTGTAATTTTCAGGCAATGTTCATGGTTCTTCCATGTATCACGGCTCTCATTTATCAGGAACATGAATTTTTCGCTTTTCTGATTTCCATGATTGTCTGCCTGATCGTAGGTCTTCCACTGACTATCCGAAAACCTAAGAACAAAGTTTTTTATACCAAAGACGGATGTGTTGCAGTAGCTTTGAGCTGGTTTGCACTTTGTATTTCCGGTGCAGTACCTTTTGTCCTCAGCGGTGCTATCCCACATCCAATCGATGCTTTTTTTGAGACAGTATCTGGGTTCACAACAACCGGATCCAGTATCCTGACAGATGTGGAAGTTCTCCCTCATTGTATTCTGATATGGAGAAGTTTCACACACTGGATCGGTGGCATGGGGGTTCTTGTATTCTTGCTCTCACTGCTGCCACTTGCCGGCGGGTATCATATGAATCTGATGAAAGCCGAAAGCCCTGGTCCTTCCGTCGGCAAACTGGTTCCAAAAGTTCAGCAGACCGCCAAAATTCTTTACACGATTTATATTGGAATGACACTGTTCCAGATTATTCTTCTTCTGATTGGCAGAATTCCTCTGTTCGATACCCTGTGTATTTCTTTTGGTACAGCCGGTACTGGTGGATTTGGTATCGTCAATGACAGTATGGGAAGCTACAGCACCTACTGTCAGGTTGTCACAACGATTTTTATGATTCTTTTTGGAGTCAACTTTTCTGCATATTATCTTCTTCTTACGAAAAAGTTTGTGCAGGCATTTAAATTTGAAGAAGTACGTTATTATTTTGGAATCATTCTCGCTGCAATCCTTGTGATCGGATTAAATACAGCTCATCTGTTCCGCAATCTGGGTGAAGCATTTCAACAGGCAGCCTTTCAGGTTGGTTCTATCATTACAACAACCGGTTTTTCCAGCACAGATTTCAGCCAGTGGCCCTCTTTGTCCAAAACGATTCTCGTACTTCTGATGTTTGTCGGTGCATGCGCCGGAAGTACCGGTGGCGGAATCAAAGTTTCCCGAATTTTGATTCTATGTAAAGCAGCCAAAAAAGAATTCCAGTTATATCTGCACCCGAATGCAGTCAAAAAAATCAAAATGGATGAAAAAACGATTGGACATGATATCATCAGATCTACAAACATTTATCTGAGTGTATATCTCCTGATCTTAGCAGCTTCTGTCCTTATTATCTCTCTGGATAATTTTGATCTTATTACAAACTTTACAGCAGTCACCGCAACATTGAATAATATCGGTCCTGGTCTGGAAATTGTAGGCCCGATGGGGAACTTCAGTTCCTTTTCCTATCTTTCCAAATGTGTGTTAATTTTTGACATGCTTGCCGGACGATTGGAAATTTTTCCTCTGATGCTTCTTTTCTTTAAAGGAACCTGGAAGAAATTCTAG
- the trkA gene encoding Trk system potassium transporter TrkA, protein MHIIIVGCGKVGSTLAEQLQEEDTDLTLIDTDADVINNLTEDIDAMGIVGNGASINTLMEAGVKTADIMIAVTASDELNLLCCLIAQKTGHCQTIARVRNPIYSKEIGFIQERLGLSMIINPELATAREISRLLRFPAAIKIDPFSKGRVELLKFKVLPEFELDGMSVSQITDKYRCDVLFCAIESKTTLSIPGGDHLVHNGDFISIIATPKNTALFFKKIGLKTHQVKNTLIIGGGTISYYLAKALSDLKISVKIIDKNKERCEELSEMLPNATIICGDGTDRALLMEEGLSTVESFVTLTNMDEENIFLSLSAKNMTQAKLIAKVNRLPYKDVIDELDIGSVIYPKYITSDSILRYVRAMQNTIGSNVETLYHVLDNQAEALEFIIRDNSPVVGIPLSKLNLKNNLLVCCLTREGTVRIPRGQDSIQIGDNVIIVTTHKGLRDIRDILA, encoded by the coding sequence ATGCATATTATAATTGTCGGATGCGGCAAAGTTGGAAGCACCCTTGCAGAGCAATTACAGGAAGAAGATACTGATCTTACTCTGATCGATACAGATGCAGACGTTATCAACAATCTCACCGAAGATATTGATGCCATGGGGATTGTTGGAAATGGAGCCAGCATCAATACACTTATGGAAGCCGGCGTCAAAACTGCTGATATCATGATTGCAGTCACCGCTTCTGATGAATTAAACCTGCTCTGCTGTCTGATTGCACAGAAAACCGGACATTGTCAGACCATTGCCCGTGTACGCAATCCAATTTACAGTAAAGAGATTGGTTTTATTCAGGAACGCCTTGGTCTTTCCATGATCATCAATCCGGAACTGGCCACTGCCAGAGAAATCTCAAGACTTCTGCGTTTTCCGGCAGCCATCAAAATCGATCCATTTTCAAAAGGACGTGTAGAACTTCTCAAGTTTAAAGTTCTCCCGGAATTTGAACTGGATGGAATGTCAGTTTCCCAGATTACAGACAAATATCGCTGTGATGTTCTGTTTTGTGCCATTGAAAGTAAAACGACCTTAAGCATCCCGGGCGGTGATCATCTGGTTCACAATGGCGATTTTATCTCTATTATCGCAACACCCAAAAATACAGCTCTTTTCTTTAAAAAGATTGGGCTGAAGACACATCAAGTCAAAAATACTCTGATCATTGGCGGCGGCACAATTTCCTATTATCTTGCCAAAGCCCTTTCTGATCTGAAGATCAGTGTTAAGATCATTGACAAGAACAAAGAGCGCTGTGAAGAACTCAGCGAGATGCTTCCAAATGCCACAATTATCTGCGGTGATGGTACAGACCGCGCACTTCTCATGGAAGAAGGTCTTTCCACAGTAGAATCCTTTGTCACACTCACAAACATGGACGAGGAAAACATTTTCCTGTCACTGTCTGCAAAAAATATGACACAGGCCAAACTGATTGCCAAAGTAAACCGTCTTCCTTACAAAGACGTTATCGATGAGTTGGATATTGGAAGTGTGATCTACCCGAAATATATTACCTCTGATTCTATTCTCCGGTATGTACGTGCCATGCAGAATACTATCGGAAGTAACGTAGAAACCCTTTATCATGTGCTTGACAATCAGGCGGAAGCGCTTGAATTTATCATTCGTGATAATTCTCCTGTTGTGGGAATTCCACTTTCCAAACTGAATCTGAAAAACAATCTTCTTGTTTGCTGCCTTACACGTGAGGGGACTGTCAGAATTCCAAGAGGACAGGATTCCATTCAGATTGGCGACAACGTGATCATTGTCACAACCCATAAGGGACTTCGCGATATCCGCGATATTCTGGCATAA
- a CDS encoding mechanosensitive ion channel family protein has protein sequence MDTVSETVSKVDEGLQEMGIDGVKDSLKDLLNFKQYMENQVPAVMGFCIKVVLSVIVFFVGRKIIQWILNVMRRSLERANVDAGVIQFASSAGKAVLYVLLIINIAVSLGVKESSVAALLGTAGVTVGLALQGGLANLAGGVLLLLFKPFVVGDYIIQDQSNGCEGTVAKIEICYTTLLSIDNKKIVVPNGTLSNSTIINVTAKENRKLEIKVGISYEADIQKAKRIIEKILREDADTKSDTKEMVVFVDELADSAVIMGLRVWVSTERYWPTKWRLNQKIKEEFDANGIVIPYNQMEVYVHQQK, from the coding sequence ATGGATACAGTCAGTGAAACTGTCAGTAAAGTAGATGAAGGTCTGCAGGAAATGGGAATTGACGGTGTGAAGGATAGTCTGAAAGATCTGTTGAATTTTAAACAGTATATGGAAAACCAGGTTCCGGCAGTTATGGGATTTTGTATTAAAGTTGTTCTTTCAGTAATTGTGTTCTTCGTGGGACGAAAAATCATTCAGTGGATATTGAATGTTATGAGACGATCTCTGGAGAGAGCCAATGTGGATGCTGGTGTGATACAGTTTGCTTCTTCTGCCGGGAAAGCGGTTTTGTATGTCCTTCTGATCATCAATATTGCAGTAAGCCTTGGTGTAAAGGAATCTTCTGTAGCGGCATTGCTTGGTACGGCAGGTGTGACGGTTGGTCTGGCACTACAGGGAGGTCTTGCAAATCTGGCAGGAGGAGTTCTTTTGTTGCTTTTTAAACCTTTTGTAGTTGGAGATTATATCATTCAGGATCAGTCAAACGGGTGTGAGGGTACGGTCGCCAAGATTGAGATCTGCTATACAACACTTCTGAGCATTGACAATAAAAAAATTGTGGTACCAAATGGAACACTGTCAAACAGTACAATCATAAATGTAACGGCCAAGGAGAATCGTAAACTTGAGATCAAAGTTGGAATTTCCTATGAGGCAGATATTCAGAAGGCAAAGAGAATCATTGAGAAAATTCTCAGAGAAGATGCAGATACCAAAAGCGACACAAAAGAAATGGTTGTGTTTGTGGACGAGCTTGCAGACAGTGCAGTGATCATGGGATTGCGTGTCTGGGTGTCGACAGAACGTTACTGGCCAACGAAATGGCGCCTGAATCAGAAGATAAAAGAAGAATTTGATGCTAACGGAATTGTGATTCCATATAACCAGATGGAGGTTTATGTACATCAACAGAAATAG
- a CDS encoding biotin transporter BioY, producing the protein MSTIAATRSKTYDIVYIAVFAVIMAICSWISIPTAVPFTLQTFGVFVAVGVLGGKRGTLSILVFILLGAIGVPVFAGFSGGIGVLAGTTGGYIIGFLFSALVMWAMEKLPGKKSVMQIVSMIVGLIVCYAFGTAWFMIVYSRANGAVGLATVLGWCVIPFIIPDIIKIVLAYGLSRKLRKFVA; encoded by the coding sequence ATGAGTACAATAGCAGCAACCAGAAGTAAAACTTATGATATTGTGTACATTGCCGTATTTGCAGTTATTATGGCAATCTGTTCCTGGATATCCATTCCGACAGCTGTTCCGTTTACACTGCAGACGTTTGGCGTTTTTGTAGCGGTAGGTGTCCTTGGTGGAAAAAGAGGAACACTTTCCATATTGGTATTTATTCTGCTTGGAGCAATTGGAGTACCGGTATTTGCAGGATTTTCTGGAGGTATTGGTGTTCTTGCTGGAACAACTGGCGGATATATTATTGGTTTTCTGTTTTCTGCCCTTGTTATGTGGGCAATGGAAAAACTTCCGGGTAAGAAATCCGTAATGCAGATTGTGTCCATGATCGTAGGACTGATCGTATGCTATGCTTTTGGTACTGCATGGTTTATGATCGTTTACAGCAGAGCGAATGGTGCCGTTGGTCTTGCAACTGTTCTGGGATGGTGTGTCATTCCATTTATCATTCCGGATATTATTAAAATTGTTCTGGCTTATGGTCTTTCCAGAAAGCTCCGCAAATTTGTAGCATGA
- a CDS encoding DUF1284 domain-containing protein, with protein sequence MICLRPHHGMCLAYFEGKGYSDGFTVNMQKMLEFFEKGADIELTVSGDEICKECPNLKEGSCVSAGLVEAYDRKVLEACGLSEKAQMRFQEFVENVQKNVIESGKRVEICGNCQWNEICANKQSRWKRNK encoded by the coding sequence ATGATCTGTTTAAGACCGCATCATGGAATGTGTCTTGCGTATTTTGAAGGAAAAGGCTACAGTGACGGATTCACAGTAAATATGCAGAAGATGCTGGAGTTTTTTGAAAAAGGCGCAGATATTGAGCTTACCGTATCCGGAGATGAAATCTGTAAAGAGTGTCCGAATCTGAAAGAGGGAAGTTGCGTGAGTGCCGGTCTGGTGGAAGCCTATGACCGTAAAGTGCTTGAAGCATGCGGACTCAGTGAAAAAGCACAGATGAGATTTCAGGAATTTGTGGAAAATGTGCAGAAAAATGTGATCGAGTCAGGAAAACGGGTGGAAATCTGTGGGAATTGTCAGTGGAATGAGATTTGTGCGAATAAACAGAGCAGATGGAAACGAAACAAATGA
- a CDS encoding MFS transporter, with protein sequence MSPSKSKNLTPSYAVIQGLYWMYFAAIMSFSGFFLLSGGFTNTQIGILAAIAGLLSAVLQPVLAGYADQPQSPSLKKLIQMLYFLQLILVIGLFLSHSLILTGLLYGSSIALLQLMTPFINSLGMESINQGHSLNFGLARGMGSVAYACICYILGIITVKAGPVSIPITVIVLTLLSLGILILFPFSKAKSDSTATNAPKSSSDSNPILFFRKYKRFSLVLLGCIFIYLSHVLLNNFNFQIALAKGGGSAEMGTASAIAAICELPTLFLFGYIIRKFRCDLLLKTAGIFFTIKALGTLLAPGIPVFYGVQIFQMLGWGLMTAASVYYVNALMEPEDAIKGQAYFTMAYTLGSVLGSFLGGTLIDLAGVHAMLLFSTVSAFIGALIVLIFAERTSK encoded by the coding sequence ATGTCACCATCAAAATCCAAAAATCTTACCCCTTCCTATGCAGTCATCCAGGGACTGTACTGGATGTATTTTGCAGCAATCATGAGTTTTTCCGGTTTTTTTCTTCTTTCCGGTGGATTTACCAATACTCAGATTGGAATCCTTGCAGCTATAGCAGGACTTCTGTCTGCAGTACTGCAGCCTGTCCTTGCAGGTTACGCTGACCAGCCACAAAGCCCCTCCCTGAAAAAACTGATCCAGATGCTGTATTTTCTTCAGCTGATCCTTGTGATCGGATTATTTTTATCCCATTCTCTCATACTTACCGGACTTCTTTATGGTTCCAGTATTGCCCTGCTGCAACTGATGACTCCTTTTATTAATTCCCTTGGAATGGAAAGCATCAATCAGGGACATTCTCTCAATTTTGGTCTTGCACGTGGAATGGGATCTGTCGCTTATGCCTGTATCTGTTACATTCTGGGGATCATTACGGTAAAAGCCGGACCTGTTTCCATCCCGATCACTGTAATTGTCCTTACCCTGCTGTCTCTTGGTATCCTTATTCTTTTTCCATTTTCCAAAGCAAAATCAGACAGCACTGCCACGAATGCTCCCAAAAGCAGCTCAGACAGTAATCCAATACTTTTTTTCAGGAAATACAAACGTTTTTCCCTGGTACTGCTCGGATGTATCTTTATCTATCTCAGCCATGTTCTGCTGAATAACTTTAATTTTCAGATTGCCCTGGCAAAAGGGGGCGGAAGTGCAGAAATGGGAACAGCCTCAGCAATCGCCGCCATATGCGAATTACCAACGCTTTTCCTTTTTGGCTATATCATCCGCAAATTTCGCTGTGACCTTCTGCTAAAAACTGCCGGTATCTTTTTCACGATAAAAGCACTTGGCACGCTGCTTGCTCCGGGTATTCCGGTATTTTACGGCGTACAGATTTTTCAGATGCTCGGATGGGGACTTATGACTGCAGCTTCTGTTTATTATGTAAATGCCCTAATGGAACCGGAAGACGCAATCAAGGGGCAGGCCTATTTCACAATGGCATATACCCTTGGAAGCGTACTTGGTTCTTTTCTTGGCGGAACACTCATCGACCTTGCCGGAGTACACGCAATGCTGCTCTTCTCAACAGTCTCTGCATTCATTGGTGCACTGATCGTACTAATCTTTGCTGAACGTACTTCAAAATAA